The genomic window TTTTAAAATACGTAGATGTGCTAAATAAGTTTGATACAATTACAATATCTTTTGATGCGGCTTCTGCAGAAGTATTTGATAAGTGTAGACCAGGTTATAATTTCTCTAAATTAGTAGAAAATGTGAAAAAGCTCACTAACAAAAAAAAACGTTTTTCATTTATAATAAATAACTATAACTTTAAAGAAATAGAAGCATTTGTTGAATTGTCAAAGAAATTAGGAGCAACTGATGTTTATTATGAATTTGCTAATGAGCCATGGATAAAAAAAAATAATAGACACTATGATAAAACCAATATTAAATTAATAATTGATAAATTAAAAAAATCAAATGATTTAAACATCGTTTTAAAAGATTCTCCAGTTTCCGGAGTATGTAATTATTTTGATAATGTTCTTAAGTTTAATCAAGATGGTACTACTTCAATATGTCCTTTTATTAATAAAAAAATTTTATTTGAAGATATTATTCTTTCTAGAAAAGCATTAACTGAAGATATAGAAAATTTAAAGTATAGTGAGTGTAAACAATGCAACCATTTCTCAATAATGAATAATGGAACTAAATGCTAATGTATGGATTTCAAAAACATCTAAATAGTGAATTCCCTTCACAAATTATCGTAGATAGTACACAGTTTTGCAATCTTGCATGTATACACTGCCCACATCCAAATTTTATAAAAACAGATGCTTATAGTGGTTCACATTTAAATGTAGAACTTCATAAAAAACTTATTGATGAAGTAGCAACAGATGGATTGGGAATATGTCAATACATAAGATATACAGCAAATGGCGAAACACTTATACATCCAAAATTTGATGAGATGATAGAGTATGCTGGTAAATACAGTAAAACAAGAATAAATGTAACTACAAATGGTGTTTTACTTACAGAAAAAAAAGCTAAAACGCTCCTTGATGCTGGTGTAAATGTATTTGATATTAGCATAGATGCTTTTAGTGATGAAACCTACTCAAAAATTAGAGTTAAAGGTGATTTAAATAAAGTTAGACCCAATGTTTTAAATCTAATAAAACTAATAAAAGAAGGTAATTATGATACAAAGCTTGTCATAAGTTTTGTAGAACAACCATTAAACATACATGAAACAAAACAATTTGAGAATTTTTGGAATGATTCTGGAGCTGATTTTGTAATAATACGTAGACTTCATTCAGCTGGTGGGGCAAAAAATGGAATTAAGTCTAAAATGGAAGAAGATTTTAAATATATAAAGAGAAAACCTTGTTTATATCCTTGGGAGAGATTAACTATTACTCCAGAAGGTGATTTATCTTATTGCCCGACAGATTGGATGAATAAATCACACTTTGTACACTTTTCCAAAACTACGATAAAAGAAGCTTGGCAAAGTCAATTTATGTATAATTTGAGACAAGCTCATCTATCAAATAATTATAAAGGATTTGATTTTTGTAAACAATGCCCTGATTGGATTCATACTAGATGGCCAGAAGAAGGAAGAGGCTATTCTGATATGATGCAAGAACTTATTCCTAGTGATTTGCTTTAAAAGGATATTAAAATGATTAGATTTTCAAAAGCATGTATAGCTGGTAATGAGTTGAAATATATTCAAGAATCAATGCAAACTTTTAGTATAAGTGGAGATAATCTGTTTACTAAAAAATGCCATAAATGGTTTGAAGAAAGATTAAACTGTAAAAAAGTTTTACTAACTACCTCTTGCACACATGCACTTGAGATGGCAGCTATTTTGCTTGATATAAAAAAAGACGATGAAATAATTATGCCTTCATATACTTTTGTAAGCACCGCAAATGCTTTTGTATTAAGAGGTGCTAAAATAGTTTTTGTAGATATAAGACCAGATACTATGAATATAGATGAAACAAAAATAGAAAAAGCTATTACTCCTAAAACAAAAGTTATAGTTCCCGTACACTATGCAGGAGTTGCTTGTGAGATGGATAGAATAATGGACATAGCAAAAAAGTATAACCTTTTTGTAGTAGAAGATGCAGCTCAAAGTATGATGAGTAGATATAAAAATAAAGCTTTAGGAACTATTGGGCATCTTGGAGCATTTAGTTTTCATGAAACAAAAAACTATACAAGTGCTGGAGAAGGTGGACTTCTTTTAGTAAATGATGAAAAGTTTAAAGAAAGAGCAGACATAATAAGAGAAAAAGGTACTAACAGAAGTCTATTTTTTCGTGGAATGGTAGATAAATATTCTTGGGTAGATATTGGAAGTAGTTATCTTATGAATGATATAAGTGCTGCATATCTTTGGGGAAATCTAGAATTTGCTGATGAGATAAATCAAAATAGATTAAATAGTTGGCAAAAATATTATGATGGATTAAAAAATCTTGAAGATAAAGGATTAATTCAACTTCCAATTATTCCAAAGGAATGTATACAAAATGCTCATATGTTTTATCTAAAAGTAAAAGATTTA from Arcobacter venerupis includes these protein-coding regions:
- a CDS encoding radical SAM/SPASM domain-containing protein, whose amino-acid sequence is MLMYGFQKHLNSEFPSQIIVDSTQFCNLACIHCPHPNFIKTDAYSGSHLNVELHKKLIDEVATDGLGICQYIRYTANGETLIHPKFDEMIEYAGKYSKTRINVTTNGVLLTEKKAKTLLDAGVNVFDISIDAFSDETYSKIRVKGDLNKVRPNVLNLIKLIKEGNYDTKLVISFVEQPLNIHETKQFENFWNDSGADFVIIRRLHSAGGAKNGIKSKMEEDFKYIKRKPCLYPWERLTITPEGDLSYCPTDWMNKSHFVHFSKTTIKEAWQSQFMYNLRQAHLSNNYKGFDFCKQCPDWIHTRWPEEGRGYSDMMQELIPSDLL
- the rffA gene encoding dTDP-4-amino-4,6-dideoxygalactose transaminase; translated protein: MIRFSKACIAGNELKYIQESMQTFSISGDNLFTKKCHKWFEERLNCKKVLLTTSCTHALEMAAILLDIKKDDEIIMPSYTFVSTANAFVLRGAKIVFVDIRPDTMNIDETKIEKAITPKTKVIVPVHYAGVACEMDRIMDIAKKYNLFVVEDAAQSMMSRYKNKALGTIGHLGAFSFHETKNYTSAGEGGLLLVNDEKFKERADIIREKGTNRSLFFRGMVDKYSWVDIGSSYLMNDISAAYLWGNLEFADEINQNRLNSWQKYYDGLKNLEDKGLIQLPIIPKECIQNAHMFYLKVKDLNERTKLIEYLKQNDIYAVFHYIPLHNSEAGLRFSRFSGKDIFTTNESEKLIRLPMYYGLEASIITKIIKTVKSFFGI
- a CDS encoding radical SAM protein, which gives rise to MKSVDIEISSVCNLKCINCAYNSEDNIDKQFMKIEVFTNILKKIKKMNNLVYIHLVGLGEATLHPKFIDFFELIKDLKSKGVNIGITTNGTNILKYVDVLNKFDTITISFDAASAEVFDKCRPGYNFSKLVENVKKLTNKKKRFSFIINNYNFKEIEAFVELSKKLGATDVYYEFANEPWIKKNNRHYDKTNIKLIIDKLKKSNDLNIVLKDSPVSGVCNYFDNVLKFNQDGTTSICPFINKKILFEDIILSRKALTEDIENLKYSECKQCNHFSIMNNGTKC